Proteins encoded by one window of Phenylobacterium soli:
- a CDS encoding aspartate-semialdehyde dehydrogenase: MTRNLPQAPNVGIVGATGLVGEMMREILAERGFPVGQLRLFASARSAGKRLPFAGGEVVVEDAATADYAGLDIVFFSAGGSTSKALAPKVAAAGAIVIDNSSAWRGDPDVPLVVSEVNPHALASIPKGIVANPNCTTMAAMPVLKPLHDAAGLKRLVASTYQAVSGGGVAGIRELDLQAKALGEAGPALARNGEAVAFPHVEKWPVPIAFNVVPLNYVPAEDGYTDEELKLRDETRKILEIPGLPVSGTCVRVPVFTGHSISMNLEFERPLSVEAALALLAQAPGVVLADVPNPLAATGRDEVFVGRVRPDPTVAHGLALFLSNDNLRKGAALNAVQIAEVLLAQRRAQAAA, from the coding sequence ATGACCCGCAACCTTCCCCAGGCGCCGAACGTCGGTATCGTCGGGGCGACCGGCCTCGTCGGCGAGATGATGCGCGAGATCCTCGCCGAACGCGGCTTCCCCGTCGGCCAGCTTCGCCTCTTCGCCTCGGCCCGTTCGGCCGGCAAGCGCCTGCCCTTCGCCGGCGGCGAGGTGGTCGTCGAGGACGCCGCCACGGCCGACTACGCCGGGCTCGACATCGTCTTCTTCTCGGCCGGCGGCTCCACCTCCAAGGCCCTGGCGCCCAAGGTCGCCGCCGCCGGGGCCATCGTCATCGACAACTCCTCCGCCTGGCGCGGCGACCCGGACGTCCCGCTGGTGGTCTCCGAGGTCAATCCCCACGCCCTGGCCTCGATCCCGAAGGGCATCGTCGCCAACCCCAACTGCACCACCATGGCGGCCATGCCGGTGCTGAAGCCGCTGCACGACGCGGCGGGCCTAAAGCGCCTGGTGGCCAGCACCTACCAGGCGGTCAGCGGCGGCGGGGTCGCCGGCATCCGCGAACTCGACCTGCAGGCCAAGGCCCTCGGCGAGGCCGGCCCGGCCCTCGCCCGCAACGGCGAGGCGGTGGCTTTCCCGCACGTGGAGAAGTGGCCCGTGCCGATCGCCTTCAACGTCGTGCCGCTCAACTATGTCCCGGCCGAGGACGGCTACACCGACGAGGAGCTGAAGCTGCGCGACGAGACCCGCAAGATCCTCGAGATCCCCGGCCTGCCGGTCTCGGGCACCTGCGTCCGCGTGCCGGTCTTCACCGGCCACTCGATCTCCATGAACCTCGAGTTCGAGCGCCCCCTGTCGGTCGAAGCGGCCCTCGCCCTGCTCGCCCAGGCCCCGGGCGTCGTCCTCGCCGACGTGCCGAACCCGCTCGCCGCCACCGGCCGCGACGAGGTCTTCGTCGGCCGCGTCCGCCCCGACCCGACCGTCGCGCACGGCCTGGCCCTCTTCCTCTCCAACGACAACCTCAGGAAGGGCGCGGCCCTCAACGCGGTCCAGATCGCCGAGGTGCTCCTGGCGCAGCGGCGGGCGCAGGCGGCGGCCTAG
- a CDS encoding putative bifunctional diguanylate cyclase/phosphodiesterase gives MVESAELSALAARVAELESERELTLRLAQTDSLTGLVNRGAFTAALCDRLDHARVQGGRVGLFVIDLDRFKHLNDTLGHHAGDLLLAEMGQRLREDAQDGELVARLGGDEFALISDVADVAARAARLLQRLSQPLAIYGRSVSPGASIGVAVYPGDAGDASDLQRFADMALYRVKTRGGRRWSAFDAELRAENERRHTLEAELRRAIPAGEIEPWFQPVVDASSGRFVGVEVLARWNHPEQGLLAPAAFVPIAEELGIIGRIDEAVFEAACARAAPWVAAGLIESISCNVSPRDLLDPAFSRKLIGRLARTALPATALTVEITETFLLQDLGLARRHIERLAAKGVRIALDDFGTGYSNVRALMNLPIQTVKLDRSLIEAVGRDARVSKLVSSMLHAARALGVGIVAEGVEEEAQALFLRAAGCDRMQGYLFARPMPAEAMERQLREGLSLTLDRPERRLETPAEILRRRLG, from the coding sequence ATGGTCGAGTCAGCCGAACTCTCAGCGCTCGCCGCCCGCGTGGCCGAGCTCGAGTCCGAGCGCGAACTGACTCTGCGCCTGGCGCAGACGGACTCGCTCACCGGCCTGGTCAACCGGGGCGCGTTCACCGCCGCCCTCTGCGACCGGCTCGACCATGCGCGCGTGCAGGGCGGGCGGGTCGGCCTGTTCGTCATCGACCTCGACCGCTTCAAGCACCTCAATGACACCCTCGGCCATCACGCCGGCGACCTGCTGCTGGCCGAGATGGGCCAGCGCTTGCGCGAGGACGCGCAGGACGGCGAGCTCGTGGCGCGCCTGGGCGGCGACGAGTTCGCCCTGATCTCCGACGTCGCCGACGTGGCCGCCCGCGCGGCCCGGCTGCTGCAGCGACTCAGCCAGCCCCTGGCCATCTACGGCCGCAGCGTCTCGCCGGGAGCCTCGATCGGCGTGGCGGTCTATCCCGGCGACGCCGGCGACGCCTCGGACCTGCAGCGCTTCGCCGACATGGCGCTCTACCGGGTGAAGACCCGCGGCGGCCGGCGCTGGAGCGCCTTCGACGCCGAGCTTCGCGCCGAGAACGAACGTCGCCATACCCTCGAGGCCGAGCTTCGCCGCGCCATTCCGGCCGGCGAGATCGAGCCCTGGTTCCAGCCGGTGGTCGACGCCTCCAGCGGGCGCTTCGTCGGCGTCGAGGTCCTGGCGCGGTGGAACCATCCCGAGCAGGGACTGCTGGCGCCCGCCGCCTTCGTGCCGATCGCCGAGGAGCTCGGCATCATCGGCCGCATCGACGAGGCGGTGTTCGAGGCCGCCTGCGCCCGCGCCGCGCCCTGGGTCGCGGCCGGCCTGATCGAGAGCATCTCGTGCAACGTCAGCCCGCGCGACCTCCTCGACCCCGCCTTCTCGCGCAAGCTGATCGGGCGCCTCGCGCGCACCGCCCTGCCCGCGACCGCCCTGACGGTGGAGATCACCGAGACCTTCCTCCTGCAGGACCTCGGCCTCGCCCGCCGGCACATCGAGCGGCTGGCGGCCAAGGGCGTGCGCATCGCGCTCGACGATTTCGGCACCGGATATTCCAACGTCCGGGCGCTGATGAACCTGCCGATCCAGACCGTGAAGCTTGACCGCAGCCTGATCGAAGCCGTCGGCCGCGACGCGCGGGTGTCCAAGCTGGTCAGCTCCATGCTGCACGCCGCCCGCGCCCTGGGCGTCGGCATCGTCGCCGAAGGTGTCGAGGAAGAGGCCCAGGCCCTGTTCCTCCGCGCCGCCGGCTGCGACCGCATGCAGGGCTATCTGTTCGCCCGGCCGATGCCGGCCGAGGCCATGGAGCGCCAGCTCCGCGAGGGCCTCAGCCTCACCCTCGACCGGCCCGAACGGCGCCTCGAAACCCCGGCCGAGATCCTCCGTCGCCGCCTCGGCTGA
- the htpX gene encoding zinc metalloprotease HtpX, whose amino-acid sequence MRNHLRTFILLAALTALFVGAGYLVGGPTGMALAFLMAAGMNLFSYWNADRIVLSMYRARLVDETDPEPLVRNYVADVYEMADRAGLPRPRVHVIDEDQPNAFATGRDPAHAAVAATRGLLQMLDRREIRGVMGHELTHVKNRDTLTMTITATIAGAVSALANFAFFFGGRDEDGRPTGLIPMLVVSLVAPLAAALVQMAISRGREYEADRGGADISGDPEALASALRKIEAFARGGYRNPEAEANPATAHLFIINPLGGRPGDNLFATHPATENRVAALMQMAGRAPEARPATAVPITEAARGPWG is encoded by the coding sequence ATGCGCAACCACCTTCGCACCTTCATCCTGCTGGCGGCCCTGACGGCGCTGTTCGTCGGCGCGGGCTATCTGGTGGGCGGCCCGACCGGCATGGCCCTGGCCTTCCTGATGGCCGCCGGCATGAACCTGTTCAGCTACTGGAACGCCGACAGGATCGTGCTCTCCATGTACCGGGCCCGGCTGGTCGACGAGACCGACCCCGAGCCGCTGGTCCGCAACTATGTGGCCGACGTCTACGAGATGGCCGACCGCGCCGGCCTGCCACGGCCGCGCGTCCACGTCATCGACGAGGACCAGCCCAACGCCTTCGCCACCGGCCGCGACCCGGCCCACGCCGCCGTCGCCGCCACCCGCGGACTGCTGCAGATGCTGGACCGCCGCGAGATCCGCGGCGTCATGGGCCACGAGCTGACCCATGTGAAGAACCGCGACACCCTGACGATGACGATCACCGCGACCATCGCCGGGGCGGTCTCGGCCCTCGCCAATTTCGCCTTCTTCTTCGGGGGCCGCGACGAGGACGGCCGCCCTACGGGCCTGATCCCGATGCTGGTGGTGTCGCTGGTCGCCCCGCTCGCCGCGGCCCTGGTGCAGATGGCCATCAGCCGCGGCCGCGAATACGAGGCCGATCGCGGCGGCGCGGACATCTCCGGCGATCCGGAGGCGCTCGCCTCCGCCCTGCGCAAGATCGAGGCCTTCGCCCGCGGCGGCTACCGCAACCCGGAGGCCGAGGCGAACCCGGCCACGGCGCACCTCTTCATTATAAATCCGCTCGGCGGCCGGCCCGGGGACAACCTCTTCGCCACCCACCCCGCCACCGAGAACCGCGTGGCCGCCCTGATGCAGATGGCCGGCCGCGCGCCGGAGGCGCGGCCGGCTACGGCCGTGCCGATCACCGAGGCGGCGCGCGGCCCCTGGGGCTGA
- a CDS encoding PAS domain-containing protein, with translation MFERDLLPSGVAEAVAAIAALMLDPIPTYIDTAVIATTIAGVVAYWNDAAERLYGWKAKEALGQNVVDLTPASYSRAEAEAIMARLQAGEAWDGEIVLRGRGGAPFLAYVMDLPVGDLASGQGAIVGVSLPAEHRRLIDHRRQLIETELHLRFRSPRG, from the coding sequence ATGTTCGAACGTGATCTTCTGCCGTCCGGCGTCGCCGAAGCCGTCGCCGCCATCGCCGCGCTGATGCTCGATCCTATTCCGACCTACATCGACACCGCGGTCATCGCGACCACCATCGCCGGCGTGGTCGCCTACTGGAACGACGCGGCCGAGCGGCTCTACGGGTGGAAGGCCAAGGAGGCGCTCGGGCAAAACGTCGTCGACCTGACGCCGGCCAGCTACAGCCGCGCCGAGGCCGAGGCGATCATGGCCCGGCTACAGGCCGGCGAGGCCTGGGACGGCGAGATCGTGCTGCGCGGCCGCGGCGGGGCGCCGTTCCTGGCCTATGTCATGGACCTGCCGGTCGGCGACCTGGCCAGCGGCCAGGGAGCCATTGTCGGCGTCTCCCTGCCGGCCGAGCATCGGCGGCTGATCGACCATCGCCGTCAGCTCATCGAAACCGAGCTGCACCTGCGGTTCCGGTCGCCGAGGGGCTGA
- a CDS encoding cytochrome P450 encodes MSDGSVDLRNEARARVYAEPLETLNPARPELFENNSFWPYFERLRAEAPVHFTPESDFGGFWSVTRFEDIMAVDTNHQVFSSADGIVLQSLEAKAEQATRPTRPSFIAMDPPRHDEQRKTVSPAVAPANLARMAPVIRERAGAILDGLPIGEEFDWVDLVSKELTAMTLATLFDFPFEHRRKLTYWSDMFTNAPGHGPAKSWEHKREEANNCFAAFTELWNERVNAEPRFDLVSMLAHGEATRNMDPLEYHGNVVLLIIGGNDTTRNTISGSLYALNKNPGEYDKLRANPALIPSMVSETIRWQTPLAHMARTATQDHVLGGKTIKAGDRVVMWYVSGNRDETAIEDPEAYRIDRAQPRKHLSFGFGIHRCVGNRLAELQLTIIWEEIMKRFPTVQVVAEPTRTHSIFVKGYETLPVVIPARN; translated from the coding sequence ATGAGCGACGGATCGGTCGACCTCAGGAACGAGGCCCGCGCCCGGGTCTACGCCGAGCCGCTGGAGACGCTGAATCCGGCGCGCCCGGAACTCTTCGAGAACAACAGCTTCTGGCCGTACTTCGAGCGCCTGCGCGCCGAGGCCCCGGTCCACTTCACGCCGGAGAGCGACTTCGGCGGCTTCTGGTCGGTGACCCGCTTCGAGGACATCATGGCGGTGGACACCAACCACCAGGTGTTCTCCTCGGCCGACGGCATCGTCCTGCAGAGCCTGGAGGCCAAGGCCGAACAGGCGACGCGCCCGACCCGTCCCTCCTTCATCGCCATGGATCCGCCGCGCCACGACGAGCAGCGCAAGACGGTCAGCCCGGCCGTGGCGCCGGCCAATCTCGCGCGCATGGCCCCGGTGATCCGCGAGCGCGCCGGCGCCATCCTCGACGGCCTGCCGATCGGCGAGGAGTTCGACTGGGTCGACCTCGTGTCCAAGGAGCTGACGGCCATGACGCTGGCCACGCTCTTCGACTTCCCCTTCGAGCACCGGCGCAAGCTGACCTACTGGTCGGACATGTTCACCAACGCGCCCGGCCACGGCCCGGCCAAGAGCTGGGAGCACAAGCGGGAGGAAGCCAACAACTGCTTCGCCGCCTTCACCGAGCTGTGGAACGAGCGGGTGAACGCCGAGCCGCGTTTCGACCTCGTCTCCATGCTGGCTCACGGCGAGGCGACGCGGAACATGGATCCGCTCGAGTACCACGGCAACGTCGTGCTGCTGATCATCGGCGGCAACGACACCACGCGGAACACCATCTCCGGCTCGCTCTACGCCCTGAACAAGAACCCGGGCGAGTACGACAAGCTGCGCGCCAATCCGGCGCTCATCCCGTCCATGGTCTCCGAGACCATCCGCTGGCAGACCCCGCTCGCCCACATGGCGCGGACCGCCACCCAGGACCATGTGCTCGGCGGCAAGACCATCAAGGCCGGCGACCGGGTGGTCATGTGGTACGTCTCCGGCAACCGCGATGAGACCGCTATCGAGGATCCGGAAGCCTACCGGATCGACCGGGCCCAGCCGCGCAAGCACCTGTCGTTCGGCTTCGGCATCCACCGCTGCGTCGGCAACCGCCTGGCCGAGCTGCAGCTGACCATCATCTGGGAAGAGATCATGAAGCGCTTCCCGACGGTGCAGGTGGTGGCCGAGCCGACCCGCACCCATTCGATCTTCGTGAAGGGCTACGAGACCCTGCCCGTGGTGATCCCGGCGCGGAATTGA
- a CDS encoding TetR/AcrR family transcriptional regulator has translation MSLDERRHYHVGNLRARLIEAARAALETEGLAGLNLRALAARAGITAGSVYHHYAGKTELLGELAGSGFADLRRALEQADRAAGDGGRLRAWALTYFDFAHRQPALYGLMFDPTIAALPTVAEPREAALDNLRGLVARVAAQQERERPVEQIALAIWAAAHGAASLTISGAGGDHLMEDVITGLEALFRPA, from the coding sequence ATGAGCTTGGACGAGCGGCGTCACTATCACGTAGGCAACCTCAGGGCCCGGCTCATCGAGGCCGCGCGCGCGGCGCTGGAGACGGAGGGGCTGGCGGGCCTGAACCTGCGGGCCCTGGCCGCCCGCGCCGGCATCACCGCCGGCAGCGTCTATCACCACTACGCCGGCAAGACCGAGCTCCTGGGCGAGCTCGCCGGCTCGGGCTTCGCCGACCTGCGCCGCGCCCTCGAGCAGGCCGACCGCGCCGCCGGCGACGGCGGCCGCCTGCGCGCCTGGGCCCTGACCTATTTCGACTTCGCCCACCGCCAGCCGGCGCTCTATGGCCTGATGTTCGACCCCACGATCGCCGCCCTTCCCACCGTCGCCGAACCGCGCGAAGCGGCGCTCGACAACCTGCGCGGCCTCGTTGCCCGCGTCGCCGCCCAGCAGGAGCGCGAGCGGCCGGTCGAGCAGATCGCCCTGGCAATCTGGGCCGCCGCCCACGGCGCGGCGTCCCTGACCATCTCCGGGGCCGGCGGCGACCATCTGATGGAGGACGTCATCACCGGCCTCGAGGCGCTGTTCCGTCCCGCCTGA
- a CDS encoding nitroreductase: MQYDEVVKGRRSIRGYLDKPVPRELIEEILELAMRAPSSMNTQPWNFYVISGEPLDRIRAGNTERNLAGVPHSREFRTGEAFAGKHRERQIGVAKQLFAAMGIAREDKEGRQDWVLRGFRQFDAPVCIIVTYDKELHGSDDAPFDCGAVATALVNAAWSRGLGAVINSQGIMQSPVVREHAGIADDQVIMKSIALGWPDETFPANAVVSERKSVDEAAVFIGFEEG, translated from the coding sequence TTGCAGTACGACGAGGTGGTGAAGGGTCGGCGGAGCATCCGGGGCTATCTGGACAAGCCGGTGCCGCGGGAGCTGATCGAGGAGATCCTCGAGCTCGCCATGCGCGCGCCCTCGTCGATGAACACCCAGCCGTGGAATTTCTATGTGATCAGCGGCGAGCCGCTGGACCGGATCCGCGCCGGCAACACCGAACGGAACCTCGCCGGCGTGCCGCACAGCCGCGAATTCCGCACCGGCGAGGCCTTCGCCGGCAAGCACCGCGAACGGCAGATCGGCGTCGCCAAGCAGCTGTTCGCCGCCATGGGGATCGCCCGCGAGGACAAGGAGGGCCGCCAGGACTGGGTGCTGCGCGGCTTCCGTCAGTTCGACGCGCCGGTCTGCATCATCGTGACCTACGACAAGGAGCTGCACGGCAGCGACGACGCGCCCTTCGACTGCGGGGCCGTCGCCACGGCCCTGGTCAACGCCGCCTGGTCCCGCGGCCTGGGCGCGGTGATCAATAGCCAAGGTATCATGCAGTCGCCGGTCGTGCGTGAGCACGCCGGGATCGCCGACGACCAGGTGATCATGAAGTCCATCGCCCTCGGCTGGCCCGACGAGACCTTCCCCGCCAACGCGGTGGTCTCTGAGCGCAAGAGCGTCGACGAAGCGGCGGTGTTTATCGGCTTTGAGGAGGGTTAG
- a CDS encoding ribonucleoside-diphosphate reductase subunit alpha, with protein MSEAAKVGIAETAGQVQARPERPQLQLVRKVEVDRSRDANLTDFGKTTLEDRYLLPGESYQDMFARVATAFADDAEHAQRIYDYISNLWFMPATPVLSNGGAARGLPISCFLNAVPDNLDGIVSVWNENVALASNGGGIGTYWGGVRSIGEKVKGAGQTSGIIPFIRVMDSLTLAISQGSLRRGSAAVYLDVHHPEIEEFLEIRKPSGDFNRKSLNLHHGISITDEFMEAVRDGAMFGLRSPKTGEVIREVDARTLWQKILEIRLQTGEPYLIFSDTVNRSMPQHQRELGLSVRQSNLCSEIMLHTGKDHLGQERTAVCCLSSVNAEKFLEWRDHPTFIEDVMRFLDNVLEDFIQRAPPEMAHAVYAATRERSVGLGLMGFHSFLQQQNVPFESALAKSWNMRLFKTLRRQCDAASRTLAAERGPCPDAAERGVMERFSHKLAIAPTASISIICGGTSAGIEPIPANIYSHKTLSGTFAVKNPYLERLLEEKGQNTPAVWDSILQNEGSVQHLDFLSQDEKDVYKTAFEIDQRWVIELAADRTPDVCQSQSVNVFLPGDVDKWDLHMLHWMAWERGCKSLYYLRSKSVQRAAHAGGEVAEQVVDMAGAAKTDYEECLACQ; from the coding sequence ATGAGCGAAGCGGCGAAGGTTGGGATTGCCGAAACGGCGGGCCAGGTCCAGGCGCGGCCGGAACGTCCGCAGCTGCAGCTTGTGCGCAAGGTGGAGGTGGATCGCTCGCGCGACGCCAACCTGACCGACTTCGGCAAGACCACGCTGGAGGACCGCTACCTGCTGCCGGGCGAGTCCTATCAGGACATGTTCGCCCGGGTGGCCACGGCCTTCGCGGACGACGCCGAGCACGCCCAGCGCATCTACGACTACATCTCCAACCTGTGGTTCATGCCGGCCACGCCGGTGCTGTCGAATGGCGGCGCGGCGCGCGGCCTGCCCATCTCCTGCTTCCTCAACGCCGTGCCCGACAACCTCGACGGCATCGTCAGCGTCTGGAACGAGAACGTGGCGCTCGCCTCCAACGGCGGCGGCATAGGCACCTACTGGGGGGGCGTCCGCTCGATCGGCGAGAAGGTGAAGGGCGCGGGCCAGACCAGCGGCATCATCCCCTTCATCCGCGTGATGGACTCCCTGACGCTGGCGATCAGCCAGGGCTCGCTGCGCCGCGGCTCGGCGGCGGTCTATCTCGACGTCCACCACCCGGAGATCGAGGAGTTCCTGGAGATCCGGAAGCCGTCGGGCGACTTCAACCGCAAGTCCCTCAACCTGCACCACGGCATCTCGATCACCGACGAGTTCATGGAGGCGGTGCGCGACGGGGCGATGTTCGGCCTGCGCAGCCCCAAGACCGGCGAGGTGATCCGCGAGGTCGACGCCCGCACGCTCTGGCAGAAGATCCTCGAGATCCGCCTGCAGACCGGCGAGCCCTACCTGATCTTCTCCGATACCGTGAACCGCTCGATGCCGCAGCATCAGCGCGAGCTCGGCCTGTCGGTCCGCCAGTCGAACCTGTGCTCGGAGATCATGCTCCACACCGGCAAGGACCACCTGGGCCAGGAGCGGACCGCGGTCTGCTGCCTCTCCTCGGTCAACGCCGAGAAGTTCCTCGAGTGGCGCGACCATCCGACCTTCATCGAGGACGTGATGCGCTTCCTCGACAACGTGCTGGAGGACTTCATCCAGCGCGCCCCGCCGGAGATGGCGCACGCCGTCTACGCCGCGACCCGCGAGCGCTCGGTGGGCCTGGGCCTGATGGGCTTCCACTCCTTCCTGCAGCAGCAGAACGTGCCCTTCGAGAGCGCCCTGGCGAAGAGCTGGAACATGCGCCTCTTCAAGACGCTGCGCCGCCAATGCGACGCCGCCTCGCGGACCCTGGCCGCCGAGCGCGGCCCGTGCCCGGACGCCGCCGAGCGCGGGGTGATGGAGCGCTTCAGCCATAAGCTGGCGATCGCGCCGACCGCCTCGATCTCGATCATCTGCGGCGGCACCAGCGCCGGCATCGAGCCGATCCCGGCCAACATCTACAGCCACAAGACTCTGTCGGGCACCTTCGCGGTGAAGAACCCCTACCTGGAGCGCCTGCTCGAGGAGAAGGGCCAGAACACCCCGGCGGTGTGGGACTCCATCCTGCAGAACGAGGGCTCGGTCCAGCACCTGGACTTCCTCAGCCAGGACGAGAAGGACGTCTACAAGACCGCCTTCGAGATCGACCAGCGCTGGGTCATCGAGCTCGCCGCCGACCGCACCCCGGACGTGTGCCAGTCGCAGTCGGTCAACGTCTTCCTGCCGGGCGACGTCGACAAGTGGGACCTGCACATGCTGCACTGGATGGCCTGGGAGCGGGGCTGCAAGAGCCTCTACTATCTGCGCTCCAAGTCGGTGCAGCGGGCGGCCCACGCCGGCGGCGAGGTGGCCGAGCAGGTGGTCGACATGGCCGGCGCGGCCAAGACGGACTACGAGGAATGCTTGGCCTGCCAGTGA
- a CDS encoding ribonucleotide-diphosphate reductase subunit beta: protein MTNVRSLPGLLTPSYAYKPFRYPWAYEFWKKQQQVHWLPEEIPLGEDCKDWASKLNDRERALLTQIFRFFTQSDVEVNDNYMERYGRVFKPTEVKMMLAAFSNMETIHIAAYALLLETIGMPDSEFTAFLDYKAMRDKHDYMQQFGVDTPADIARTLAMFGGFTEGLQLFASFAMLMNFPRHNKMKGMGQIVSWSVRDESLHCEGIIKLYHAFNAETGAVTKAVADDIVDCCRTVVGLEDKFIDLAFEAGEVQGMTPEDIKSYIRFIADWRLRQLHLPEVYGVKENPLPWLQSMLSGVEHANFFEARATEYSKAATKGMWHGEEGVWAEFDRMMVKRSENVLPAE, encoded by the coding sequence GTGACCAACGTCCGTAGCCTGCCTGGCCTGCTCACGCCGTCCTACGCCTACAAGCCGTTCCGGTACCCCTGGGCCTACGAGTTCTGGAAAAAGCAGCAGCAGGTCCACTGGCTGCCGGAGGAGATCCCGCTCGGCGAGGATTGCAAGGACTGGGCGTCCAAGCTGAACGACCGCGAACGCGCCCTGCTCACCCAGATCTTCCGGTTCTTCACGCAATCGGACGTCGAGGTGAACGACAACTACATGGAGCGCTACGGCCGGGTGTTCAAACCGACCGAGGTGAAAATGATGCTGGCGGCGTTCTCCAACATGGAGACGATCCACATCGCCGCCTACGCCCTGCTGCTCGAAACGATCGGCATGCCGGACAGCGAGTTCACGGCCTTCCTCGACTACAAGGCCATGCGCGACAAGCACGACTATATGCAGCAGTTCGGGGTCGACACCCCGGCCGACATCGCCCGCACGCTGGCCATGTTCGGCGGCTTCACCGAGGGGCTGCAGCTCTTCGCGTCCTTCGCCATGCTGATGAACTTCCCGCGCCACAACAAGATGAAGGGCATGGGCCAGATCGTCTCCTGGTCGGTGCGCGACGAGAGCCTGCACTGCGAAGGGATCATCAAGCTCTACCACGCCTTCAACGCCGAGACCGGCGCGGTGACCAAGGCGGTGGCCGACGACATCGTCGACTGCTGCCGCACCGTGGTGGGCCTGGAGGACAAGTTCATCGACCTCGCTTTCGAGGCCGGCGAGGTCCAGGGCATGACGCCCGAGGACATCAAGAGCTACATCCGCTTCATCGCCGACTGGCGCCTGCGCCAGCTCCATCTTCCTGAAGTCTATGGCGTCAAGGAGAACCCGCTGCCCTGGCTGCAGTCGATGCTCTCCGGCGTCGAGCACGCCAACTTCTTCGAAGCCCGCGCGACCGAATACTCCAAGGCTGCGACCAAGGGCATGTGGCACGGCGAAGAAGGCGTTTGGGCCGAATTCGACCGGATGATGGTGAAGCGCTCGGAGAACGTGCTGCCGGCGGAGTGA
- a CDS encoding lipid A-modifier LpxR family protein has product MRRLAVLAIVLGCGAGCGALSGAWSGTAMAAPAAKAHASTRDALAQAAFKPNIKPVETDPIGALLDHDTYAPGAGLVSWRTDEAALSARSDGPIDSLRIRQGAVVARPGDLPLTQRSAVDPSDYEVSVIRKWPGAVSFDAGRLAVDVSPHAGVGVIGGDRAGGGSAEAGATLSVSKADLAGERLKSMGVKDGSAFGDQGRWYLFAAASGRAVGMNMLHGESGWNRAGWSTDATSKLVGDTQVGVGWRRGAVQTSVGYVHRKVKGEHVMYGIDPHDDDMVAFSLSIRPRK; this is encoded by the coding sequence ATGAGGCGGTTGGCTGTTCTGGCCATCGTCCTGGGTTGTGGCGCCGGATGCGGCGCCCTAAGCGGCGCCTGGAGCGGCACGGCGATGGCCGCGCCGGCGGCGAAGGCCCACGCATCGACCCGCGACGCCCTCGCGCAGGCGGCGTTCAAGCCGAACATCAAGCCCGTCGAGACCGACCCGATCGGCGCCCTGCTCGACCACGACACCTATGCCCCCGGCGCCGGCCTGGTGAGCTGGCGCACCGACGAGGCGGCGCTGTCCGCCCGCTCGGACGGCCCCATCGATTCGCTACGTATCCGCCAGGGCGCGGTCGTGGCGCGGCCCGGCGACCTTCCGCTGACCCAGCGCTCCGCCGTCGACCCGAGCGACTACGAGGTCAGCGTGATCCGCAAATGGCCCGGCGCGGTGAGCTTCGACGCCGGCCGCCTGGCGGTGGACGTCTCGCCCCACGCCGGGGTCGGGGTGATCGGCGGCGACCGGGCCGGCGGCGGCTCGGCCGAGGCCGGCGCCACCCTCTCGGTCTCCAAGGCCGACCTCGCCGGCGAGCGGCTGAAGTCCATGGGCGTCAAGGATGGCTCCGCGTTCGGCGACCAGGGCCGCTGGTATCTCTTCGCCGCCGCCTCGGGCCGCGCGGTCGGCATGAACATGCTGCACGGCGAGAGCGGCTGGAACCGGGCCGGCTGGTCCACCGACGCGACCTCCAAGCTGGTCGGCGACACCCAGGTCGGCGTCGGCTGGCGGCGCGGCGCGGTGCAGACCTCGGTCGGCTATGTCCACCGCAAGGTGAAGGGCGAGCACGTCATGTACGGCATCGACCCGCACGACGACGACATGGTCGCCTTCTCCCTGTCGATCCGCCCGCGGAAATAG
- a CDS encoding OmpA family protein: MAGIAASGCASHKFVRDQVAVVDNHVTAVEGTARDALDRANAAHKLAEGKFLYQVVLSDDSVKFPTDRHALSPEAEQRLSELAERLKGENKNVYLEIQGHTDSTGTEAYNEQLGAARAEAVRLYLNKQGVPLNRMATISYGQTVPVAPNDTKEGRSQNRRVAIIVLS; the protein is encoded by the coding sequence ATGGCCGGGATCGCAGCCAGCGGCTGCGCCAGCCACAAGTTCGTCCGCGATCAGGTGGCCGTCGTCGATAACCACGTGACCGCCGTCGAGGGCACCGCCCGCGACGCGCTCGACCGCGCCAACGCGGCCCACAAGCTGGCCGAGGGCAAGTTCCTCTACCAGGTGGTCCTTTCCGACGACTCCGTGAAGTTCCCGACCGACCGGCACGCGCTGTCGCCGGAGGCCGAGCAGCGGCTCTCCGAACTGGCCGAGCGGCTGAAGGGCGAGAACAAGAACGTCTACCTGGAGATCCAGGGCCACACCGACTCCACCGGCACCGAGGCCTACAATGAGCAGCTCGGCGCTGCGCGGGCCGAGGCCGTGCGCCTTTATCTCAACAAGCAGGGCGTGCCGCTGAACCGCATGGCGACGATCAGCTACGGCCAGACCGTGCCGGTCGCGCCCAACGACACCAAGGAAGGCCGCTCGCAAAACCGTCGGGTGGCGATCATCGTCCTGAGCTAA